The Novosphingobium sp. THN1 genome includes a window with the following:
- a CDS encoding Rieske (2Fe-2S) protein codes for MSETWHSLIAETEFPAEGKVATKIAGWHVLVAKTEGGLFAVNDRCTHQAALISTGRIRRGAVMCPLHGARFEMATGRCIGGAYKDLRTFPVRVEGGQIEVCIPDAAPGMDELPVVI; via the coding sequence TTGAGCGAGACCTGGCACAGCCTGATTGCCGAAACCGAATTCCCCGCAGAGGGCAAGGTCGCCACGAAGATCGCGGGCTGGCACGTCCTCGTCGCGAAGACCGAAGGCGGCCTGTTCGCCGTCAACGATCGCTGCACCCATCAGGCGGCGCTCATCTCCACCGGCCGCATCCGGCGCGGTGCGGTGATGTGCCCGCTGCACGGCGCGCGGTTCGAAATGGCCACGGGCCGCTGCATCGGCGGCGCCTACAAGGACCTGCGCACCTTCCCCGTCCGGGTCGAAGGCGGGCAGATCGAAGTGTGCATTCCCGATGCGGCACCCGGCATGGACGAGCTCCCGGTCGTCATCTGA
- a CDS encoding MarR family winged helix-turn-helix transcriptional regulator, translated as MKHPLDPMLGFHLVRTANLALRAVNASYGDLGLRHPDAAVLLVIEANPGITQSAIGKMLKIQRSNIATMVSRLVDRGLLERRPGRGKTIGMFLSGHGLSIMPRIHAASHEGEALLTDAIGEDAYRAVLETLRQIR; from the coding sequence ATGAAACATCCGCTCGATCCCATGCTGGGCTTTCACTTAGTGCGGACGGCAAATCTGGCCCTGCGCGCCGTCAACGCCTCCTATGGCGATCTCGGCTTGCGCCATCCCGATGCCGCGGTCCTGCTGGTCATCGAGGCAAACCCCGGCATCACGCAAAGCGCCATCGGCAAGATGCTCAAGATCCAGCGCTCCAACATCGCGACGATGGTTTCGCGGCTTGTCGATCGCGGCCTGCTTGAACGCCGGCCCGGCAGGGGCAAGACCATCGGCATGTTCCTGTCGGGCCACGGCCTGTCGATCATGCCCCGCATCCACGCCGCCTCGCACGAGGGCGAGGCCCTGCTTACCGACGCCATCGGCGAGGACGCCTACCGCGCCGTCCTCGAAACGCTCCGGCAGATCCGCTAG
- a CDS encoding nuclear transport factor 2 family protein codes for MTMTAQEMIQFVDDLYAATGVGDWDKAASMLTDDFIVSEAPGLPMEGIYRGKNALKELYIKVMGLVDVAGLNRVETTAGKDHAVTILSFQFADPSLPPAELCEMFRFRDGKCCEIKPFYFDHAVFRAAAELKAKGAAVS; via the coding sequence ATGACGATGACTGCGCAGGAAATGATCCAGTTCGTTGACGACCTCTATGCCGCGACCGGCGTGGGCGATTGGGACAAGGCGGCGTCGATGCTGACCGACGATTTCATCGTCAGCGAGGCGCCGGGCCTGCCGATGGAAGGCATCTATCGCGGCAAGAACGCGCTCAAGGAGCTGTACATCAAGGTCATGGGGCTGGTGGATGTTGCTGGTCTTAACCGTGTCGAGACGACGGCGGGCAAGGATCACGCGGTGACGATCCTGTCCTTCCAGTTCGCCGATCCCTCGCTGCCGCCGGCGGAACTGTGCGAAATGTTCCGCTTCCGCGATGGAAAGTGCTGCGAAATCAAGCCCTTCTATTTCGACCACGCGGTGTTCCGGGCTGCGGCGGAGCTGAAGGCGAAGGGGGCTGCGGTCAGCTGA
- a CDS encoding sulfatase — protein MNRARQFQKRILGAAAAIVAISSGCPAALAEPAPATKAAVDPSPAQQQRPRNVIFILVDDLRFDGLGFLQPGIKTPNIDRLAAGGSYFPNTRVTSSLCSPSRATILTGMTARNHGVVDNNNSSEEGLTFFPKYLQGQGYQTAFFGKWHMGNDTASPRPGFDKWLSFSGQGNYYPNTGIPDAQFAKGVVHKYNVDGRQVPQQGYITDELTDYAVNWLSKERDPKKPFFLYFSHKAVHSDPLPPPRYAHQYDNFQFRLPASAANTPENYKGKPRWVYDQRNTWHGIDFYYNSDMPMTEYLKYYYATLSAVDDSVGRIMQYLKKAGLEKDTLVVFTSDNGFQVGEHGLIDKRNAYEASVKVPLVMYEPGTVPAGVVNTGAIRNLDFAPTFLDLAGAPKPAQFEGKSAWPLITGKVAAKDWQAPDFTYEYYWEWTFPQTPGTFAIQRGNLKYIQYYGVYDIDELYDVAADPEEMHNLAEDPKYLDAKIALRKALYDQLANTEGKHVIPYTQRQSIGAVRRNRNGTGAAPFPDAWLVEPNREDRLDPIVNDSRFKQAAHDRGENFIPSPIVGQGTNSVEHGMKSLPPAAKGRN, from the coding sequence ATGAACCGCGCAAGGCAATTTCAGAAGCGCATTCTGGGTGCGGCTGCAGCGATCGTGGCCATTTCTTCCGGCTGTCCGGCTGCCTTGGCCGAGCCTGCGCCTGCAACGAAAGCTGCGGTGGACCCATCTCCTGCCCAACAGCAGCGCCCCCGAAACGTCATCTTCATCCTTGTTGACGACCTGCGCTTCGACGGCCTCGGCTTCCTGCAACCGGGCATCAAGACGCCGAACATCGACCGCCTCGCAGCAGGCGGCAGCTATTTTCCCAACACCCGCGTCACCTCGTCGCTGTGCAGCCCGAGCCGCGCCACGATCCTCACCGGGATGACCGCGCGCAACCACGGCGTGGTCGACAACAACAACTCGTCCGAGGAAGGCCTGACCTTCTTCCCCAAGTACCTCCAGGGCCAGGGCTACCAGACCGCGTTCTTCGGCAAGTGGCACATGGGCAACGACACCGCCTCGCCGCGCCCCGGCTTCGACAAGTGGCTGAGCTTCAGCGGGCAGGGCAATTATTACCCGAACACCGGCATCCCCGATGCGCAGTTCGCCAAGGGCGTGGTCCACAAGTACAACGTCGATGGCAGGCAAGTGCCCCAGCAGGGCTACATCACCGACGAGCTGACCGACTATGCCGTCAACTGGCTGTCCAAGGAGCGCGACCCCAAGAAGCCGTTCTTCCTCTATTTCAGCCACAAGGCGGTGCATTCCGATCCGCTGCCGCCGCCGCGCTATGCGCACCAGTACGACAACTTCCAGTTCAGGCTGCCCGCCAGCGCCGCCAACACGCCCGAGAACTACAAGGGCAAGCCACGCTGGGTCTATGACCAGCGCAACACCTGGCACGGCATCGACTTCTACTACAATTCCGACATGCCGATGACCGAGTACCTCAAGTACTACTACGCCACGCTGTCGGCGGTGGACGACAGTGTCGGCCGCATCATGCAGTACCTGAAGAAGGCGGGGTTGGAGAAGGACACCTTGGTCGTGTTCACCTCGGACAACGGCTTCCAGGTGGGCGAACACGGCCTGATCGACAAGCGCAACGCCTATGAGGCTTCGGTCAAGGTGCCGCTGGTGATGTACGAACCGGGCACCGTTCCGGCAGGCGTCGTCAACACCGGCGCCATCCGCAATCTCGATTTCGCGCCGACCTTCCTCGATCTTGCCGGCGCGCCAAAGCCCGCGCAGTTCGAAGGCAAGAGCGCGTGGCCGCTGATCACCGGCAAGGTCGCGGCGAAGGACTGGCAGGCGCCCGACTTCACCTACGAGTATTACTGGGAATGGACCTTCCCGCAGACGCCCGGCACTTTCGCGATCCAGCGCGGCAACCTGAAATACATTCAGTATTACGGCGTCTACGACATAGACGAGCTCTACGATGTCGCCGCTGACCCGGAAGAGATGCACAACCTTGCCGAGGACCCCAAGTACCTCGATGCCAAGATCGCACTGCGCAAGGCGCTCTACGATCAGCTCGCCAATACTGAAGGCAAGCATGTCATCCCCTACACCCAGCGCCAGTCGATCGGCGCGGTGCGGCGCAATCGCAACGGCACAGGTGCTGCGCCCTTCCCCGACGCATGGCTTGTGGAACCCAACCGCGAGGACCGGCTCGACCCCATCGTCAACGACAGCCGCTTCAAGCAGGCCGCGCATGACCGGGGTGAGAACTTCATCCCCTCCCCCATCGTCGGCCAGGGCACCAACAGCGTCGAGCATGGCATGAAGAGCCTACCCCCCGCGGCAAAGGGCAGGAACTGA
- a CDS encoding TonB-dependent receptor domain-containing protein: MKGFEVETLIRPIDNFTVDGSLSYLDFQYKKVDTLSTGVTLNDVTPYTPKWKAAIGVQYDIPDLLKGMVTVRLDGAYQSKIYTEAANIDSLAVSSTVPANSPVTPSPFSNAGGGGPITTLRLSNRIDGYFLANARLGWQSEAKDWGITLEVQNLTNKYYFLTLLQEAFGAGTASGQPGRPRTWSVSVRRSF, encoded by the coding sequence GTGAAGGGCTTTGAAGTGGAGACGCTGATCCGGCCGATCGACAACTTCACGGTCGACGGTTCGCTCAGCTACCTCGATTTCCAGTACAAGAAGGTCGACACGCTCTCCACCGGCGTGACGCTGAACGACGTGACGCCTTATACGCCGAAGTGGAAGGCGGCGATCGGCGTGCAGTATGACATACCCGACCTGCTCAAGGGCATGGTCACGGTGCGCCTCGATGGTGCCTATCAATCGAAGATCTACACCGAAGCCGCCAATATCGACAGCCTGGCGGTGAGCAGCACGGTGCCGGCCAACAGCCCGGTCACGCCTTCGCCGTTCAGCAATGCCGGCGGCGGCGGGCCGATCACCACGCTGCGCCTGTCCAACCGGATCGACGGCTATTTCCTCGCCAATGCCCGGCTCGGCTGGCAATCGGAGGCCAAGGACTGGGGCATCACGCTGGAAGTGCAGAACCTGACCAACAAGTACTACTTCCTGACGCTGCTGCAGGAAGCGTTCGGTGCCGGCACGGCATCGGGACAGCCGGGCCGTCCGCGGACCTGGTCGGTTTCGGTCCGCCGTTCGTTCTGA
- a CDS encoding VOC family protein, with product MGGLPIRQVAFFVEDVRAAARAHHDAFGSGPFFVADNIPLARAVHRGVERELDHSSAYGQWGDVMVEFVAQNNPGPSPFRDLYPEGSGRWGMHHVAVFVDDVDAELARFAARGAACALRAEMTDGFVFAFADTTATMGLFTELYAPPKRWLISTPWSRRRLRTIGGLTRSRPSG from the coding sequence ATGGGCGGGCTGCCGATCCGCCAGGTGGCGTTCTTCGTGGAAGACGTCCGCGCCGCGGCGCGCGCCCATCACGATGCCTTCGGCTCCGGCCCGTTCTTTGTGGCTGACAACATTCCCCTCGCCCGCGCCGTGCATCGCGGGGTGGAGCGCGAGCTGGATCATAGCTCTGCCTATGGCCAGTGGGGCGATGTGATGGTCGAGTTCGTCGCTCAGAACAACCCCGGCCCCTCCCCTTTCCGCGATCTCTACCCAGAAGGTTCGGGCCGCTGGGGCATGCACCACGTCGCGGTGTTCGTCGACGATGTCGATGCCGAGCTTGCCCGCTTTGCCGCGCGCGGCGCAGCCTGCGCCCTGCGCGCCGAGATGACCGACGGCTTCGTCTTCGCCTTTGCCGACACCACGGCGACGATGGGCCTGTTCACCGAACTTTATGCCCCACCAAAACGCTGGTTGATTTCTACGCCATGGTCGCGCAGGCGGCTGAGGACTATCGGGGGACTGACCCGATCCAGACCATCCGGATGA
- a CDS encoding methyl-accepting chemotaxis protein, which produces MVVARDLQERIGFYELGRNEGSFNRLARFVARTVDGGLEKFYDKLGGTPALGKFFSSSDRVRHARNAQADHWIKVFEDGLDQAYHERALTIGNTHARIGLEPKWYIGGYALILEHMIEAMVLRGAGRFSPARRRMAQDLVALVKVSMIDMDIALSTYFEMAEKTTRDIVLGKMGVSLRALADGDLSTRMSDLPESFRQVEDDFNRALERLSSTIGLVADSSDHIATSTDEIRAATENLASRTERQANNVQDCARAIDELSGGLNKTSRSMADLRVSARETESEATQGREAVREAISAMDDAQQSAQEVVQIAEIIDGIAFQTNLLALNAGVEAARVGEMGRGFAVVANEVRALAQRSSEAADNIKKLLSASREQVDRGAELVKGTGGMLNSIIGKVTEISTGVVEAAQLTEEQAAYALKVNQAITEIDLATQQNAAMVEQSAAATRSMATTSGRLATAVAVFSGHNSQPVRELRRVA; this is translated from the coding sequence ATGGTCGTCGCACGGGATCTGCAGGAACGCATCGGCTTCTACGAACTGGGCAGGAACGAAGGCAGCTTCAACCGGCTGGCGCGCTTCGTGGCGCGCACGGTGGATGGCGGGCTGGAGAAGTTCTACGACAAGCTTGGCGGCACCCCGGCGCTGGGCAAGTTCTTCTCCTCGTCAGACCGGGTGCGCCATGCCCGCAATGCGCAAGCCGACCACTGGATCAAGGTGTTCGAGGACGGGCTTGACCAGGCCTACCACGAGCGGGCGCTGACCATCGGCAATACCCACGCCCGGATCGGACTTGAGCCGAAGTGGTACATCGGCGGCTATGCGCTGATCCTCGAGCACATGATCGAGGCGATGGTGCTGCGCGGGGCAGGGCGGTTCTCCCCGGCGCGGCGGCGCATGGCGCAGGATCTGGTGGCACTGGTCAAGGTTTCCATGATCGACATGGACATCGCCCTTTCGACCTACTTCGAGATGGCCGAGAAGACCACGCGCGACATCGTGCTGGGCAAGATGGGCGTATCGCTGCGCGCACTGGCCGATGGGGACCTTTCGACCCGGATGAGCGACCTTCCGGAAAGCTTCCGCCAGGTCGAGGACGATTTCAACCGGGCGCTGGAGCGGCTTTCGTCCACCATTGGCCTCGTGGCTGACAGCAGCGACCACATTGCCACTTCGACCGACGAAATCCGCGCGGCGACCGAGAACCTCGCCTCGCGCACCGAACGGCAGGCCAACAACGTGCAGGATTGCGCGCGCGCCATCGACGAGCTGAGCGGGGGCCTCAACAAGACCTCACGGTCGATGGCCGACCTCAGGGTATCGGCGCGCGAGACCGAGAGCGAGGCGACGCAGGGCCGCGAGGCGGTGCGCGAGGCGATCAGCGCGATGGACGATGCCCAGCAGAGCGCGCAGGAGGTGGTCCAGATTGCCGAGATCATCGACGGCATCGCCTTCCAGACCAACCTGCTGGCGCTGAATGCGGGCGTCGAGGCGGCACGCGTGGGCGAGATGGGGCGCGGCTTTGCGGTCGTCGCCAACGAGGTGCGGGCGCTGGCGCAGCGCTCGTCCGAAGCGGCGGACAACATCAAGAAGCTGCTTTCGGCAAGTCGGGAGCAGGTGGATCGCGGCGCCGAACTGGTCAAGGGCACGGGCGGGATGCTCAACTCTATCATCGGCAAGGTAACCGAGATCAGCACGGGCGTAGTCGAAGCCGCGCAACTGACCGAGGAGCAGGCCGCCTATGCCCTGAAGGTCAACCAGGCGATCACCGAGATCGACCTTGCCACGCAGCAGAACGCCGCAATGGTGGAGCAGAGCGCTGCGGCAACGCGCAGCATGGCCACGACATCGGGCCGGCTGGCCACGGCAGTGGCGGTGTTCTCGGGGCACAACAGCCAGCCGGTGCGCGAACTGCGGCGGGTAGCCTAG
- a CDS encoding formylglycine-generating enzyme family protein — MRLIEGGTFTMGSESFYPEEAPLRRVKVDSFHIDETPVTNAQFAAFVAATGYVTVAEIAPDPKDYPGMPPEMARAGSLVFHKTSGPVDMADAANWWHFTFGACWKHPLGADSSIAGIEDHPVVHVAYADAQAYAKWAGKDLPTEAEFEFAARGGLEGADYAWGDELAPDGRMMANYWQGLFPFANQLLDGWERTSPVRTFAPNGYGLFDMIGNTWEWTSDWWTDKPLKGGKKSACCAIGNPRGGKLKDSFDPAQPGVRIGRKVIKGGSHLCAANYCQRYRPAARHPEMIDTATTHIGFRCVVRTPA, encoded by the coding sequence ATGCGCCTGATCGAGGGCGGGACTTTCACCATGGGGTCGGAAAGCTTCTACCCCGAAGAAGCCCCCTTGCGCCGGGTGAAGGTGGACAGCTTCCACATTGACGAGACGCCTGTAACCAACGCGCAGTTCGCCGCGTTCGTCGCCGCCACCGGATATGTCACCGTCGCCGAGATCGCGCCCGATCCCAAGGACTATCCCGGCATGCCGCCTGAAATGGCCCGCGCCGGATCGCTCGTCTTCCACAAGACTTCAGGCCCGGTGGACATGGCCGATGCTGCCAACTGGTGGCACTTCACTTTCGGCGCATGCTGGAAGCACCCCCTCGGGGCCGACAGCTCGATCGCGGGGATCGAGGACCATCCCGTCGTCCACGTCGCCTATGCCGATGCGCAAGCCTACGCCAAGTGGGCGGGCAAGGATCTGCCGACCGAGGCCGAGTTCGAATTTGCCGCACGCGGCGGTCTGGAAGGCGCGGACTACGCCTGGGGCGATGAACTGGCGCCCGATGGCCGGATGATGGCCAACTACTGGCAGGGCCTATTCCCCTTCGCCAACCAGTTGCTCGATGGCTGGGAGCGCACCTCGCCCGTGCGCACCTTCGCGCCCAACGGCTACGGCCTGTTCGACATGATCGGCAACACCTGGGAATGGACCTCTGACTGGTGGACCGACAAGCCGTTGAAAGGCGGCAAGAAGTCTGCCTGCTGCGCCATCGGCAATCCGCGCGGCGGCAAGCTCAAGGACAGCTTCGACCCCGCCCAGCCCGGCGTGCGCATCGGCCGCAAGGTCATCAAGGGTGGCTCGCACCTCTGCGCCGCCAACTACTGCCAGCGCTATCGCCCGGCCGCACGCCACCCCGAAATGATCGACACCGCCACCACCCACATCGGCTTCAGATGCGTGGTGAGGACGCCTGCCTGA
- a CDS encoding TonB-dependent receptor gives MKLLRAGASLLALSLTGTALAQDATEETAPTVGEIVVTAQFRAQNLQDTPLAITAVSGELLQQRGQTNVSEIAAQAPNVTLKPQGQELGPGIIAFIRGVGQTDPNFALEPGVGMYIDDVYLPTLTGSLLDLTDLDRVEVLRGPQGTLAGRNSLGGSIKLYSKKPEGSNSGSMEATYGRYNRIDVRGLFDLKLSENLFMRVAGVTKNIDGYVKRLDYNLTHPGTNVPTFAKGANPVLGNVGGTSSVAGKVSLRWQPTETVDINLSGDYTRERNEPGANVLLYANTSAVFDGPNASFTGGRPFLQGTNGAGIPLNCMFVPNGVNSCDTITGYDRRFISYATYADPARPDSQMPYKPTFTDPHSDLDNYGAALTIDVDVSDQLKLKSITSWRQYTADWSYDSDGSPIANNNLNQTQKNRQWSQELRLSGKVLDDKLDFTVGGFYFDTRGTFTGRINLNYAGIDFRHGPDPTPAKNKAIFANFTYALSDAANLTGGIRQSWDEKDYGYVRKNPDGTNIQGPCNFFLGAPTAGPTGIGNQPNCLLFGLDGLTAKFRDNRVDWRVAADYRFSPEFLFYAQVSTGYRAGGVNPRPFFPSQATAFRPETITAYEAGFKSDLFDRKLRLNVSAFFNDYKNIILSSVNCLDLATAGPGDHRRQRRACGLRTSGPPT, from the coding sequence ATGAAACTGCTTCGCGCGGGCGCGAGCCTGCTTGCCCTGTCTTTGACCGGAACCGCCCTGGCGCAGGACGCCACCGAGGAAACGGCGCCGACCGTCGGCGAAATCGTCGTCACCGCGCAGTTCCGCGCCCAGAACCTTCAGGATACGCCGCTGGCGATCACGGCTGTCAGCGGCGAGCTGCTGCAGCAGCGCGGGCAGACGAACGTTTCGGAAATCGCGGCGCAGGCGCCCAACGTCACGCTCAAGCCGCAGGGCCAGGAACTCGGCCCCGGCATCATCGCCTTCATCCGCGGCGTCGGCCAGACCGACCCGAACTTCGCGCTCGAGCCGGGCGTGGGCATGTACATCGATGACGTGTACCTGCCGACGCTGACCGGATCGCTGCTCGACCTGACCGACCTTGACCGCGTGGAAGTGCTGCGCGGGCCGCAGGGCACGCTGGCCGGGCGCAACTCGCTGGGCGGTTCGATCAAGCTCTATTCCAAGAAGCCGGAAGGCAGCAACAGCGGTTCGATGGAGGCGACCTACGGGCGCTACAACCGCATCGACGTGCGCGGGTTGTTCGACCTGAAGCTGTCGGAAAACCTGTTCATGCGCGTGGCCGGCGTGACCAAGAACATCGACGGTTACGTCAAGCGGCTCGACTACAACCTGACCCATCCGGGCACGAACGTCCCGACCTTTGCCAAGGGCGCGAACCCGGTGCTGGGCAATGTCGGCGGCACGTCGTCGGTGGCGGGCAAGGTCTCGCTGCGCTGGCAGCCGACCGAGACGGTGGATATCAACCTTTCGGGCGATTACACGCGAGAGCGCAACGAGCCGGGCGCAAACGTGCTGCTCTATGCCAATACTTCGGCGGTGTTCGATGGCCCCAATGCGAGCTTCACCGGTGGCCGTCCGTTCCTGCAGGGCACCAATGGCGCGGGCATTCCGCTCAACTGCATGTTCGTGCCCAACGGAGTGAACAGCTGCGACACGATCACCGGATACGATCGCCGCTTCATCTCCTACGCGACGTATGCCGATCCGGCGCGGCCCGACAGCCAGATGCCCTACAAGCCGACGTTCACCGATCCCCATTCGGATCTGGACAACTACGGCGCGGCGCTGACCATCGACGTTGACGTTTCGGACCAGCTCAAGCTCAAGTCGATCACGTCATGGCGCCAGTATACCGCGGACTGGTCCTACGATTCCGACGGTTCGCCGATTGCCAACAACAACCTCAACCAGACCCAGAAGAACCGCCAGTGGAGCCAGGAGCTGCGCCTGTCGGGCAAGGTGCTGGACGACAAGCTCGACTTCACCGTGGGCGGTTTCTACTTCGACACGCGCGGCACCTTCACGGGCCGGATCAACCTGAACTATGCCGGGATCGACTTCCGCCACGGACCCGATCCGACGCCGGCCAAGAACAAGGCGATCTTCGCCAACTTCACCTATGCGCTGAGCGATGCTGCGAACCTGACCGGCGGCATCCGCCAGTCGTGGGACGAGAAGGACTATGGCTACGTCCGCAAGAATCCGGATGGAACCAATATCCAGGGCCCGTGCAACTTCTTCCTCGGCGCGCCGACTGCCGGCCCGACCGGGATCGGCAACCAGCCCAACTGCCTGCTGTTCGGGCTTGACGGCCTGACCGCGAAGTTCCGCGACAATCGCGTCGACTGGCGCGTGGCTGCGGACTATCGCTTCAGCCCCGAATTCCTGTTCTATGCCCAGGTGTCGACCGGCTATCGCGCCGGCGGCGTCAACCCGCGTCCGTTCTTCCCGAGCCAGGCGACCGCGTTCCGGCCCGAGACCATCACTGCCTATGAAGCCGGGTTCAAGTCCGACCTGTTCGATCGCAAGCTGCGCCTCAACGTCTCGGCGTTCTTCAACGATTACAAGAACATCATCCTGTCGAGCGTGAACTGCCTCGACCTTGCCACGGCGGGTCCGGGGGATCATCGCAGGCAACGCCGTGCCTGCGGCCTTCGAACGTCGGGTCCGCCCACGTGA
- a CDS encoding nuclear transport factor 2 family protein has protein sequence MPFTGPAEDRLAIRELLETYADAVTRVDADDWAATWAEDAEWSLPDYPELGTTRGRAAIKAMWIEAMKNYPGIMFEAWPGSIEVSGDTATMRSYTAEVYDQNGITMRDRGVYEDTCVKIDGKWLFKSRSFRNIHRQHAPKGC, from the coding sequence ATGCCCTTCACCGGCCCCGCCGAAGACCGCCTCGCCATCCGCGAACTGCTCGAGACTTATGCCGACGCCGTCACCCGCGTCGATGCCGATGACTGGGCCGCGACCTGGGCAGAGGATGCCGAATGGTCGCTGCCCGATTACCCCGAACTTGGCACCACCCGTGGCCGCGCCGCGATCAAGGCAATGTGGATCGAGGCGATGAAGAACTACCCCGGCATCATGTTCGAAGCCTGGCCGGGGTCGATCGAAGTCAGCGGCGATACCGCCACGATGCGCAGCTACACCGCCGAGGTCTATGACCAGAACGGCATCACCATGCGCGATCGCGGCGTCTATGAAGACACTTGCGTCAAGATCGACGGCAAGTGGCTGTTCAAGAGCCGCTCGTTCCGCAACATCCACCGCCAGCACGCCCCCAAGGGCTGCTGA
- a CDS encoding NADP-dependent oxidoreductase yields MERTRQITLARRPVGIPVPEDFALVEVDRPVPGPGEILVRMRVGSCDPAIRGFLDDRPSYLPPVALGAPINGMSLGEVVESDNPDWPVGTLLRTFAVWSEYYVVGADALGIEKVEQAPGVPLQHYMGALGPVGLTAWVGLFEIGKAKAGETVVVSAAAGATGSTVVQLAKAAGCRVIGLAGGPAKAQIVKDLGADVAIDYRAVDDLAEAIKAAAPDGVDVYFDNVGGETLDAILPLMRLHGRIAVCGMIAQYNDADNPHGNRNLWQLVVNRLTMRGFITYDHPEVLGEAQAMLDRLFAEGKLKPLENVRSGIEKLPEAFIELMSGKTTGKTLVLI; encoded by the coding sequence ATGGAGAGGACACGCCAGATCACGCTCGCCCGCCGCCCCGTCGGTATCCCGGTCCCCGAGGACTTCGCGCTGGTCGAGGTCGATCGGCCCGTGCCCGGCCCCGGGGAAATCCTCGTGCGCATGCGCGTCGGCTCGTGCGATCCTGCGATCCGCGGCTTCCTCGATGATCGGCCCAGCTACCTGCCACCGGTCGCGCTCGGCGCACCGATCAACGGCATGTCGCTGGGCGAAGTGGTGGAATCGGACAACCCGGACTGGCCGGTCGGCACCCTGCTGCGCACTTTCGCGGTCTGGTCGGAATACTACGTCGTCGGCGCCGATGCGCTCGGCATCGAAAAGGTTGAACAGGCCCCCGGCGTGCCGCTGCAGCATTACATGGGCGCGCTCGGACCTGTCGGCCTCACGGCATGGGTCGGCCTGTTCGAGATCGGCAAGGCGAAAGCCGGCGAAACCGTGGTGGTCAGCGCCGCCGCCGGCGCCACCGGCAGCACCGTGGTCCAGCTTGCCAAGGCCGCAGGGTGCCGCGTGATCGGCCTTGCCGGTGGCCCGGCCAAGGCGCAGATCGTCAAGGACCTCGGCGCGGATGTGGCGATCGACTATCGCGCCGTTGATGATCTGGCCGAAGCGATCAAGGCAGCAGCGCCGGACGGCGTCGATGTCTACTTCGACAATGTCGGCGGTGAAACGCTCGACGCCATCCTGCCGCTGATGCGCCTGCACGGCCGCATCGCCGTCTGCGGCATGATCGCGCAATACAACGATGCCGATAATCCCCACGGCAACCGCAACTTGTGGCAGCTGGTGGTCAACCGCCTGACCATGCGCGGCTTCATCACCTACGATCACCCCGAAGTCCTCGGCGAAGCGCAGGCCATGCTCGATCGCCTCTTCGCCGAGGGCAAGCTCAAGCCGCTCGAAAACGTGCGTTCGGGCATCGAGAAGCTGCCGGAAGCCTTCATCGAACTGATGAGCGGCAAGACCACCGGCAAGACTCTTGTGCTGATCTGA
- a CDS encoding glucose 1-dehydrogenase — MAALAGKIAFVTGGASGLGEAIARAYADEGASVIIADIDVAGGEALAAELGARFAHLDVTQEASWAQALAPFDRIDVLVNNAGITTLGSIEEITLDKFRHELDIDVLGVFMGTQAVLPKMKAHGGSIINMSSLSGVKASSNLVAYNAAKAAVTLMTKSCALHFAEKGYGIRCNSIHPGAIHTPIIDKVLAQSDDPDALYQSFVDVHPVGRLGKPEEIAAMAVFLASDASAFATGAEFRVDGGASI; from the coding sequence ATGGCCGCGCTCGCCGGAAAGATCGCCTTCGTCACCGGCGGCGCATCGGGCCTGGGCGAAGCCATCGCCCGCGCCTATGCCGACGAAGGCGCGTCGGTCATCATCGCCGACATCGACGTTGCCGGTGGCGAAGCCCTCGCAGCCGAGCTCGGCGCGCGTTTCGCCCATCTCGACGTGACGCAGGAAGCCTCGTGGGCGCAAGCGCTCGCCCCGTTCGATCGCATCGACGTGCTGGTCAACAACGCCGGAATCACCACGCTCGGCTCGATCGAGGAGATCACGCTCGACAAGTTCCGCCACGAACTGGATATCGACGTGCTCGGCGTGTTCATGGGCACGCAGGCCGTCCTGCCGAAGATGAAGGCCCATGGCGGCTCGATCATCAACATGTCCTCGCTCTCGGGCGTGAAGGCCTCGTCCAACCTCGTCGCCTACAACGCGGCCAAGGCGGCGGTGACGCTGATGACCAAGTCCTGCGCCCTGCACTTTGCCGAAAAGGGCTATGGCATCCGCTGCAACTCGATCCACCCCGGCGCGATCCACACCCCGATCATCGACAAGGTGCTGGCCCAGTCCGACGATCCGGACGCGCTTTACCAGAGCTTCGTCGATGTCCATCCGGTGGGGCGCCTCGGCAAGCCGGAGGAAATCGCCGCAATGGCGGTGTTCCTCGCCAGCGATGCCAGCGCCTTTGCCACCGGCGCCGAATTCCGCGTCGATGGCGGCGCCTCGATCTGA